A region of Maridesulfovibrio sp. DNA encodes the following proteins:
- a CDS encoding AAA family ATPase — MSINQSRPTGGYIEDLREAYAGVSLSPIVEGLIYPGLNVLIGSPKAGKSNFGYQIAEAVTNGTPVFAGSEGFRATNGKAFYLSLEEQPELIASRTNKMNMNAAKDMLYVETKFPTMAGGGLVKIGNMMSTEPELSLIVVDILERFKGGQGSSYKADYANLSQLHKLANEYGVGVVLLHHTTKKIPKNWQTAAYGTQALTGVADTTVLIDRPEFTSDGRLCITGRKCCTSEWATKFDNTTLRWQMVGEVKETSLTEERRDIMKALQDKCGGFMSPKEIACNTGLNNKSVYNILKKLEKIDLVDKVKHGQYRLTPLGQKALVD; from the coding sequence ATGTCTATTAATCAGTCAAGACCTACTGGAGGGTACATTGAAGACCTGCGTGAGGCGTATGCAGGCGTATCGCTGTCACCGATTGTTGAAGGGTTGATCTACCCCGGCCTCAATGTGTTGATCGGTTCTCCGAAAGCAGGAAAGAGCAACTTCGGGTATCAAATTGCCGAAGCTGTGACCAATGGTACTCCTGTGTTCGCAGGCTCAGAAGGTTTTAGAGCTACCAATGGTAAAGCGTTTTACCTGTCCTTGGAGGAGCAGCCTGAGCTGATAGCAAGTCGTACCAACAAAATGAACATGAATGCTGCAAAGGACATGCTGTATGTTGAGACGAAATTCCCTACGATGGCAGGAGGCGGACTCGTAAAAATCGGAAATATGATGTCCACTGAGCCGGAACTTAGTCTCATCGTAGTAGATATTCTTGAACGCTTTAAAGGCGGCCAGGGGAGCAGTTACAAGGCTGATTATGCCAACCTGTCACAGCTTCATAAGCTCGCCAATGAGTATGGTGTAGGGGTTGTGCTTCTTCATCATACCACCAAGAAAATCCCTAAAAACTGGCAGACCGCCGCATATGGTACACAAGCTTTGACCGGGGTTGCAGACACAACCGTACTGATTGACCGCCCTGAGTTCACTTCTGACGGCAGGCTGTGCATAACTGGTCGGAAATGTTGTACAAGCGAGTGGGCCACGAAATTCGATAACACAACTTTGCGTTGGCAGATGGTTGGCGAAGTCAAAGAGACTAGTCTTACCGAAGAACGCCGTGATATTATGAAAGCCCTTCAGGATAAGTGTGGTGGCTTCATGTCACCGAAAGAGATTGCTTGCAATACCGGCCTCAACAACAAGAGTGTTTATAACATCCTGAAGAAGCTGGAGAAGATTGATCTTGTCGACAAGGTTAAGCATGGGCAGTACCGCCTTACTCCTCTTGGGCAGAAGGCTCTGGTAGATTAA